A single region of the Nocardioides ochotonae genome encodes:
- the recD gene encoding exodeoxyribonuclease V subunit alpha, with amino-acid sequence MIERFEVEDRFDARLAIGATGLLRTFNHAGVITAADVHVATRLGELTGTADEEVRLALALAVRAARHGSVCVDLAAVAAPADPDPQTTSTDPGDPLPWPDAEGWLARVAASPAAAASVVQVEHGQLYLDRYWREEGQVRDDLLTRAAAVAPSVDPVRLEATAARLFPGEGYAEQRAAALAAARQWTTVLTGGPGTGKTTTVAGLLALLTDQAEASGRRLRIALTAPTGKAAARLQQAVEEAQRSARFTDADRARLAELGASTLHRLLGWVPESSTRFRHHRGNKLPHDVVVVDETSMLSLTMMARLLESVRPDARLVLVGDPDQLASVEAGAVLSDLVQGLAGTAPDAVAALRTTHRFGGSIGALAEALRAGDADEVLALLTSGAGDVELIDPDDPTATDQLRGLLVQHALAVRSAALAGDAEAAVAATDDHRLLCAHRDGPWGVNHWNRQVERWLGEATGQPVGAVWGQEWYAGRPLLVTANDYGLGLFNGDTGVVVREDDELRAVVAGVGEHLRFATSRLSDVDTLHAMTVHKSQGSQAREVTVLLPPEDSPLLTRELFYTAVTRAQERVRVVGSQAAVRAAVAHRVQRATGLRQRLRAASDVALVAR; translated from the coding sequence ATGATCGAGCGCTTCGAGGTGGAGGACCGCTTCGACGCCCGACTGGCGATCGGCGCCACCGGGCTGCTGCGGACCTTCAACCACGCCGGGGTGATCACCGCGGCCGACGTCCACGTCGCCACCCGGCTCGGCGAGCTGACCGGCACCGCCGACGAGGAGGTCCGCCTCGCCCTCGCGCTCGCCGTGCGCGCCGCCCGCCATGGCTCGGTGTGCGTCGACCTCGCCGCCGTCGCGGCCCCGGCCGACCCGGACCCTCAGACCACCAGCACCGACCCCGGCGACCCGCTCCCGTGGCCGGACGCCGAGGGCTGGCTCGCCCGGGTGGCGGCGAGCCCGGCGGCGGCCGCCTCGGTGGTCCAGGTCGAGCACGGCCAGCTCTACCTCGACCGCTACTGGCGCGAGGAGGGCCAGGTCCGCGACGACCTGCTCACCCGGGCCGCGGCGGTCGCGCCGTCGGTCGATCCGGTCAGGCTCGAGGCCACCGCCGCCCGCCTCTTCCCCGGGGAGGGGTACGCCGAGCAGCGCGCCGCCGCGCTGGCCGCGGCGCGGCAGTGGACCACCGTGCTCACCGGCGGGCCCGGCACCGGCAAGACCACCACCGTCGCCGGGCTGCTGGCCCTGCTGACCGACCAGGCCGAGGCGAGCGGGCGGCGCCTGCGCATCGCCCTGACCGCGCCCACCGGCAAGGCGGCGGCGCGCCTGCAGCAGGCGGTGGAGGAGGCGCAGCGCTCCGCGCGCTTCACCGACGCCGACCGCGCCCGCCTGGCCGAGCTCGGCGCCTCGACGCTGCACCGGCTGCTGGGCTGGGTGCCGGAGTCCAGCACCCGCTTCCGCCACCACCGTGGCAACAAGCTGCCCCACGACGTCGTGGTGGTCGACGAGACCTCGATGCTGTCGCTGACGATGATGGCGCGGCTGTTGGAGTCGGTGCGCCCCGACGCCCGGCTGGTGCTGGTCGGCGACCCCGACCAGCTCGCCTCGGTCGAGGCCGGGGCCGTGCTCTCCGACCTGGTGCAGGGCCTGGCCGGCACCGCCCCCGACGCCGTCGCGGCGCTGCGCACCACCCACCGCTTCGGCGGCAGCATCGGCGCGCTCGCGGAGGCGCTGCGCGCCGGCGACGCCGACGAGGTGCTCGCGCTGCTCACCTCCGGGGCCGGCGACGTCGAGCTGATCGACCCCGACGACCCGACGGCGACCGACCAGCTGCGCGGCCTGCTCGTCCAGCACGCCCTCGCCGTGCGCTCGGCCGCCCTCGCGGGCGATGCGGAGGCGGCGGTCGCCGCCACCGACGACCACCGGCTCCTGTGCGCCCACCGCGACGGCCCGTGGGGGGTCAACCACTGGAACCGCCAGGTCGAGCGCTGGCTCGGCGAGGCGACCGGCCAGCCGGTCGGCGCCGTCTGGGGCCAGGAGTGGTACGCCGGGCGCCCGCTGCTGGTGACCGCCAACGACTACGGCCTGGGACTGTTCAACGGCGACACCGGCGTCGTGGTCCGTGAGGACGACGAGCTGCGCGCGGTGGTCGCCGGGGTCGGTGAGCACCTGCGCTTCGCGACCTCCCGGCTCTCCGACGTCGACACGCTGCACGCGATGACGGTGCACAAGAGCCAGGGCAGCCAGGCGCGGGAGGTCACGGTGCTGCTGCCGCCGGAGGATTCTCCGCTGCTGACCCGTGAGCTCTTCTACACCGCGGTGACCCGCGCCCAGGAGCGGGTGCGCGTGGTCGGCTCACAGGCCGCGGTCCGGGCCGCCGTGGCTCACCGGGTCCAGCGAGCCACCGGGCTGCGCCAGCGGCTGCGCGCCGCCAGCGACGTGGCGCTCGTCGCCCGGTGA
- a CDS encoding ACT domain-containing protein, whose protein sequence is MPYLLRVELPDVPGSLGRLASAIGAAGGDIDAIEIVEKRRDDGVAVDDVLLETTPGTMPDSIVSACNALDGVQVIWISRYAAGGNLFLDLEAVEELTGDPVRALDRLIDLLPITFRADWAARVHRDTGVVYGTQAAPSDLTWQQLGKAARLDTDDDNVHCGARLNKHEVVIIGRRGGPEFLDSELARLGHLVALAMSISRAG, encoded by the coding sequence ATGCCCTACCTGCTGCGTGTCGAGCTGCCCGACGTCCCTGGGTCCCTCGGTCGGCTGGCGAGCGCGATCGGTGCTGCCGGCGGCGACATCGACGCGATCGAGATCGTCGAGAAGCGCCGCGACGACGGGGTCGCGGTCGACGACGTGCTCCTCGAGACCACGCCGGGAACGATGCCCGACTCGATCGTCTCCGCCTGCAACGCCCTCGACGGTGTCCAGGTGATCTGGATCAGCCGGTACGCCGCCGGCGGCAACCTGTTCCTCGACCTCGAGGCGGTCGAGGAGCTCACCGGGGACCCGGTCCGGGCGCTCGACCGGCTCATCGACCTGCTGCCGATCACCTTCCGCGCCGACTGGGCCGCACGCGTCCACCGCGACACCGGGGTCGTCTACGGGACCCAGGCGGCGCCCAGCGACCTGACCTGGCAGCAGCTCGGCAAGGCCGCGCGCCTGGACACCGACGACGACAACGTGCACTGCGGGGCCCGGCTCAACAAGCACGAGGTGGTGATCATCGGTCGCCGCGGCGGTCCGGAGTTCCTGGACTCCGAGCTGGCCCGGCTGGGGCACCTGGTCGCGCTGGCGATGTCGATCTCGCGCGCCGGCTGA
- a CDS encoding MFS transporter produces the protein MSTISARRPPAPVRPGAVVVVLAVAGITAALMQTLVVPLIQDLPQILDTSRSNASWVITATLLTSAVATPISGRLGDMFGKRRIMLICVGSLIVGSVVGALATTVVPMIIGRGLQGIGMGMIPLGISAMRDLIPAERLGGSIALMSASMGIGGALGLPLAAAVAEHANWRALFWGAAALAVLVAVLIVTLIPPTPITSTGGFDGVGAVGLGVGLVSLLLGVSKGADWGWSSPITLGLLIGAVVVLVAWGAYELRSTAPLVDLRVAARPVVLLTNLASLVIGFAMYAQSLIIPQLLQLPSETGYGLGQSMVAMGLWMMPGGFVMMAMSPVGARISHARGPKITLALGGFVVAVGYLCATLLMSSTWGLLVAVCICSMGVGFAYGAMPALIMGSVPLSITASANSVNTLMRALGTSFAAAVVGVVLAQMTTDFGGVAVPSKAGFQTGLLLGAGLALLAGIIALCIPQRASRAAEDHIEHSDQAESAEGVQAAAAR, from the coding sequence GTGTCAACTATTTCTGCGCGTCGTCCACCCGCCCCGGTGCGCCCCGGTGCGGTGGTCGTCGTCCTGGCGGTCGCGGGCATCACCGCCGCGCTCATGCAGACCCTCGTGGTCCCGCTGATCCAGGACCTGCCGCAGATCCTCGACACCAGCCGGTCCAACGCCTCGTGGGTGATCACCGCGACGCTGCTCACCTCCGCGGTGGCGACGCCGATCAGCGGGCGCCTCGGCGACATGTTCGGCAAGCGCCGGATCATGCTGATCTGTGTCGGCTCGCTCATCGTCGGCTCGGTCGTGGGCGCCCTGGCCACGACGGTCGTCCCGATGATCATCGGCCGCGGCCTCCAGGGGATCGGCATGGGCATGATCCCGCTCGGCATCAGCGCCATGCGCGACCTGATCCCCGCCGAGCGACTCGGCGGCTCGATCGCCCTGATGAGCGCCTCGATGGGCATCGGCGGTGCTCTCGGCCTACCGCTCGCCGCGGCCGTCGCCGAGCACGCCAACTGGCGTGCCCTGTTCTGGGGCGCCGCCGCGCTGGCCGTCCTGGTCGCCGTCCTCATCGTCACGCTCATCCCGCCCACGCCCATCACCAGCACCGGCGGGTTCGACGGCGTGGGCGCCGTCGGGCTCGGCGTCGGCCTGGTCAGCCTGCTGCTCGGCGTCTCGAAGGGCGCCGACTGGGGCTGGAGCAGCCCCATCACGCTCGGCCTGCTCATCGGCGCGGTCGTCGTGCTGGTCGCCTGGGGCGCCTACGAGCTGCGCAGCACCGCCCCGCTGGTCGACCTGCGGGTCGCCGCGCGCCCGGTCGTGCTGCTGACCAACCTGGCCTCGCTGGTGATCGGCTTCGCGATGTACGCGCAGTCGCTGATCATCCCGCAGCTGCTCCAGCTCCCGTCCGAGACCGGCTACGGCCTGGGCCAGTCGATGGTCGCGATGGGCCTGTGGATGATGCCGGGCGGCTTCGTGATGATGGCGATGTCCCCGGTCGGCGCGCGGATCTCCCACGCCCGCGGCCCCAAGATCACCTTGGCCCTCGGCGGCTTCGTCGTCGCGGTCGGCTACCTCTGCGCGACGCTGCTGATGAGCTCCACGTGGGGTCTGCTGGTCGCGGTCTGCATCTGCTCGATGGGCGTCGGCTTCGCGTACGGCGCGATGCCCGCGCTGATCATGGGCTCGGTCCCGCTCTCGATCACCGCCTCGGCCAACAGCGTCAACACCCTGATGCGCGCGCTCGGCACGTCGTTCGCCGCCGCCGTCGTGGGTGTGGTGCTGGCCCAGATGACCACCGACTTCGGAGGCGTCGCGGTGCCGAGCAAGGCCGGCTTCCAGACCGGGCTGCTGCTCGGCGCCGGCCTGGCGCTGCTGGCCGGCATCATCGCGCTGTGCATCCCGCAGCGCGCCAGCCGGGCGGCCGAGGACCACATCGAGCACTCGGACCAGGCCGAGAGCGCCGAGGGCGTACAGGCGGCCGCGGCCCGCTGA
- a CDS encoding nitroreductase family deazaflavin-dependent oxidoreductase, translated as MTLTGEYEPSPEQWVRDQVAEFEASDGQRANVLPGTEDPIVVITSRGARSGKLRKNPVMRVERDGTYVAIASKGGADDHPTWYYNFIAHPEVELQDGAEKHTYRARIVTGEERAEWWDLAVRTWATYGEYQKKTDREIPVFLLERI; from the coding sequence ATGACACTGACAGGCGAGTACGAGCCCAGCCCCGAGCAGTGGGTCCGCGACCAGGTCGCCGAGTTCGAGGCCTCCGACGGCCAGCGCGCCAACGTGCTGCCCGGCACCGAGGACCCGATCGTGGTGATCACCTCGCGCGGTGCCCGCTCGGGCAAGCTGCGCAAGAACCCCGTGATGCGCGTCGAGCGCGACGGCACCTACGTCGCGATCGCCTCCAAGGGCGGCGCCGACGACCACCCGACCTGGTACTACAACTTCATCGCCCACCCGGAGGTCGAGCTCCAGGACGGCGCGGAGAAGCACACCTACCGCGCCCGCATCGTCACCGGCGAGGAGCGTGCGGAGTGGTGGGACCTCGCGGTCCGCACCTGGGCGACGTACGGCGAGTACCAGAAGAAGACCGACCGGGAGATCCCGGTCTTCCTGCTCGAGCGCATCTGA
- a CDS encoding 1,4-dihydroxy-2-naphthoyl-CoA synthase encodes MSAIDGVSEIFDPADWDEVPGFADLTDLTYHRAKAHGTVRIAFDRPDVLNAFRPHTVDELLRTLEHARQSADVGCVILTGNGPSAKNGKWSFCSGGDQRIRGKAGYQYEDKAIGADDTGAEEPSVIDKAKLARLHILECQRLIRFMPKVVICVVPGWAAGGGHSLHAVADLTLASREHAKFKQTDADVGSFDGGYGSAYLARQVGQKFAREIFFLGEEYSAEEMFAMGAVNRVVEHAQLEKVALEWGRKINGKSPTAQRMLKYSFNLLDDGLVGQQLFAGETTRLAYMTDEAQEGRDQFLEKREPDWSPYPWYY; translated from the coding sequence ATGAGTGCGATCGACGGCGTCTCGGAGATCTTCGACCCGGCTGACTGGGACGAGGTCCCGGGGTTTGCGGACCTGACCGACCTGACCTATCACCGGGCCAAGGCCCACGGCACCGTGCGGATCGCCTTCGACCGCCCCGACGTGCTGAACGCCTTCCGCCCGCACACCGTCGATGAGCTGCTGCGCACGCTCGAGCACGCGCGCCAGTCCGCCGACGTCGGCTGCGTGATCCTCACCGGCAACGGCCCGAGCGCCAAGAACGGCAAGTGGTCCTTCTGCTCCGGCGGCGACCAGCGGATCCGCGGCAAGGCCGGCTACCAGTACGAGGACAAGGCCATCGGCGCCGACGACACCGGCGCCGAGGAGCCCTCGGTCATCGACAAGGCCAAGCTCGCGCGTCTGCACATCCTGGAGTGCCAGCGGCTGATCCGGTTCATGCCCAAGGTCGTCATCTGCGTGGTGCCCGGCTGGGCCGCCGGCGGCGGGCACTCGCTGCACGCCGTCGCCGACCTGACCCTGGCCTCGCGCGAGCACGCGAAGTTCAAGCAGACCGACGCCGACGTCGGCTCCTTCGACGGCGGCTACGGCTCGGCGTACCTCGCCCGCCAGGTGGGGCAGAAGTTCGCCCGCGAGATCTTCTTCCTCGGCGAGGAGTACTCCGCCGAGGAGATGTTCGCGATGGGCGCGGTCAACCGCGTCGTCGAGCACGCCCAGCTGGAGAAGGTCGCGCTGGAGTGGGGCCGCAAGATCAACGGCAAGTCGCCCACCGCCCAGCGGATGCTGAAGTACTCCTTCAACCTCCTCGACGACGGCCTGGTCGGCCAGCAGCTCTTCGCCGGCGAGACCACCCGGCTGGCCTACATGACCGACGAGGCGCAGGAAGGGCGCGACCAGTTCCTCGAGAAGCGCGAGCCCGACTGGTCGCCGTACCCCTGGTATTACTGA
- a CDS encoding DEAD/DEAH box helicase, with the protein MGRVTISDTALFTAFDPGSIARGRQYAATRRVLSAEVGPSGRGAVEIRGSVAGSRNAPYRVQVRIDEGAIDARCECPVGHQCKHAVAVLLAIRAAESMRPVAAPPAWRRSLDQVLEPLEQGASAPPARRKLALQFEIPVPTRRRYRGHAEAGQRLWLRPMRQGARDNWIKTGISWAHAAAPQYDEAHDLDQLAVLSRFVQAVPGAAPRDVLDLTEIGPQLPTLLQQAQEAGIALIGGERISSVEIADPVEAVLDVVEHQDGASLRLGVWHGEVFVSDEGLLLLGRRPHSVALVSPTRQGSTALHPRLHLVLAPLQQRLPEALLQVHRSGSTLEVPAGDRDAFETDYLPRLRQHLSVISSDGSIPIAEEVPPRLQVVVEWEGLLAQVSWRWRYADAHFPLDSTQRAPAVRRPAAERALLEAAGEWPHLQPRVAIAGPAAVDFVADDLPRLLAHEGIEVVETGQRPHFRAAVAAPTIEFVTDEDDADGPTDWLDLRVVIDVEGEQVPLADVLGALTAGQPRMVLPSGLHLATDRPEFRRLAELVEAAAEIRAARPDRLRVDQRDLGFWAELAELGVVDAQAARWVEAAQALIGHETLPEVEVAGLVSTPRPYQHDGIRWLVQLWQLGLGGILADDMGLGKTLQTLALISHARAHGAAPFLVIAPTSVMTAWASEAARHTPGLTVRVVDASAARRTTSLDEVATGADVVVTSYTLFRLEADAYSALEWGGLVLDEAQAIKNHRSKTYQAVRRLDTPFRLVVTGTPFENRLMEMWSLLSVAAPGLYPWPTAFLEQVARPVEKHGDPVALARFRARIRPFVLRRTKDLVASDLPAKQEQVLEVTLGAAHQRLYDTWLQRERQSILGLVDDFDANRVAIFSALTRLRQLSLDPALVDEAHETLGSAKLDVLAEHLVELAAEGHRALVFSQFTSFLKRARTRLEAEGLTVRYLDGATRRRAAEIEAFKSGDGDAFLISLKAGGVGLTLTEADYVFVLDPWWNPAAENQAVDRAHRIGQERPVMVYRLVALRTIEEKVVALKQRKADLFASVFSGEGAQGLGIDADDVRGLFS; encoded by the coding sequence GTGGGGCGGGTGACGATCAGCGACACAGCGCTCTTCACCGCCTTCGACCCCGGCAGCATCGCCCGCGGTCGGCAGTACGCCGCGACCCGGCGGGTGCTCTCCGCCGAGGTGGGCCCGAGCGGCCGCGGCGCGGTGGAGATCCGCGGGTCCGTCGCCGGCAGCAGGAACGCTCCCTACCGGGTCCAGGTCCGGATCGACGAGGGCGCCATCGACGCCCGGTGCGAGTGCCCGGTCGGTCACCAGTGCAAGCACGCCGTCGCGGTCCTGCTGGCGATCCGGGCAGCCGAATCGATGCGCCCGGTGGCCGCGCCGCCGGCGTGGCGGCGCAGCCTGGACCAGGTGCTCGAGCCGCTGGAGCAGGGCGCGTCGGCCCCGCCCGCGCGCAGGAAGCTGGCGCTGCAGTTCGAGATCCCGGTGCCGACCCGGCGGCGCTACCGCGGCCACGCCGAGGCCGGTCAACGCCTGTGGCTGCGGCCCATGCGCCAGGGGGCGCGGGACAACTGGATCAAGACCGGGATCTCCTGGGCGCACGCCGCGGCTCCCCAGTACGACGAGGCCCACGACCTCGACCAGCTCGCGGTGCTGAGCCGGTTCGTCCAGGCGGTCCCCGGAGCGGCGCCGCGCGACGTCCTCGACCTGACCGAGATCGGTCCCCAGCTGCCGACGCTGCTCCAGCAGGCGCAGGAGGCCGGGATCGCGCTGATCGGCGGCGAACGCATCTCCTCCGTCGAGATCGCCGACCCGGTCGAGGCCGTCCTCGACGTCGTGGAGCACCAGGACGGGGCGAGCCTGCGGCTGGGGGTCTGGCACGGCGAGGTGTTCGTCTCCGACGAGGGCCTGCTGCTCCTGGGGCGCCGGCCGCACTCCGTCGCGCTGGTCTCCCCCACCCGGCAGGGCTCGACCGCCCTCCACCCGCGACTGCACCTCGTGCTCGCACCGTTGCAGCAGCGGCTGCCGGAGGCGTTGCTGCAGGTGCACCGCAGCGGCAGCACCCTCGAGGTGCCGGCCGGCGATCGCGACGCCTTCGAGACCGACTACCTGCCCCGCCTCCGCCAGCACCTGTCGGTCATCTCCTCCGACGGGTCGATCCCGATCGCCGAGGAGGTGCCGCCCCGGCTCCAGGTGGTCGTGGAGTGGGAGGGGCTCCTCGCCCAGGTGTCGTGGCGCTGGCGCTACGCCGATGCCCACTTCCCGCTCGACAGCACGCAGCGGGCCCCCGCCGTACGACGGCCGGCCGCCGAGCGCGCCCTGCTCGAGGCGGCTGGCGAGTGGCCGCACCTGCAACCGCGCGTCGCGATCGCCGGCCCGGCGGCGGTGGACTTCGTCGCCGACGACCTGCCTCGGCTCCTGGCCCACGAGGGCATCGAGGTGGTGGAGACCGGGCAGCGGCCCCACTTCCGCGCCGCGGTGGCGGCCCCGACGATCGAGTTCGTCACCGATGAGGACGACGCCGACGGCCCCACCGACTGGTTGGACCTGCGGGTGGTCATCGACGTCGAGGGCGAACAGGTGCCGCTCGCCGACGTGTTGGGCGCGCTGACCGCGGGACAGCCCCGGATGGTGCTGCCGAGCGGGCTCCACCTGGCCACCGACCGCCCGGAGTTCCGGCGCCTCGCCGAGCTGGTCGAGGCCGCGGCCGAGATCCGCGCGGCCCGCCCGGACCGGCTGCGAGTCGACCAGCGCGACCTCGGCTTCTGGGCCGAGCTCGCCGAGCTCGGCGTCGTGGACGCCCAGGCGGCCCGCTGGGTGGAGGCGGCGCAGGCACTGATCGGCCACGAGACGCTGCCCGAGGTCGAGGTGGCGGGGCTGGTGAGCACACCGCGGCCCTACCAGCACGACGGGATCCGGTGGCTGGTCCAGCTGTGGCAGCTGGGGCTCGGCGGGATCCTCGCCGACGACATGGGGCTGGGCAAGACCCTGCAGACCTTGGCGCTGATCAGCCACGCCCGCGCACACGGCGCCGCGCCGTTCCTCGTCATCGCCCCGACCAGCGTGATGACGGCGTGGGCCTCGGAGGCGGCGCGGCACACGCCGGGCCTGACCGTGCGCGTCGTGGACGCCTCCGCCGCCCGGCGTACGACGTCCCTCGACGAGGTCGCGACCGGCGCCGACGTGGTCGTCACCTCCTACACGCTGTTCCGCCTCGAGGCGGACGCCTACTCCGCACTGGAGTGGGGCGGGCTGGTGCTCGACGAGGCCCAGGCGATCAAGAACCACCGGAGCAAGACCTACCAGGCGGTCCGGCGCCTGGACACGCCCTTCCGGCTGGTGGTGACCGGCACCCCGTTCGAGAACCGGCTGATGGAGATGTGGTCGCTGCTGTCGGTGGCGGCGCCGGGCCTCTACCCCTGGCCGACGGCGTTCCTCGAGCAGGTCGCGCGGCCCGTCGAGAAGCACGGCGACCCCGTGGCCCTGGCACGGTTCCGGGCGCGGATCCGGCCGTTCGTGCTGCGCCGGACCAAGGACCTGGTGGCCTCGGACCTGCCAGCCAAGCAGGAGCAGGTGCTGGAGGTGACCCTGGGCGCGGCGCACCAGCGGCTCTACGACACCTGGCTCCAGCGCGAACGCCAGTCCATCCTCGGACTGGTCGACGACTTCGACGCCAACCGGGTGGCGATCTTCAGCGCCCTGACCCGGCTGCGCCAGCTGAGCCTCGACCCCGCCCTCGTGGACGAGGCCCACGAGACCCTGGGCTCGGCGAAGTTGGACGTCCTGGCCGAGCACCTGGTCGAGCTGGCCGCCGAGGGTCACCGCGCCCTGGTCTTCAGCCAGTTCACGAGCTTCCTCAAGCGGGCCCGCACCCGTCTGGAGGCGGAGGGGCTGACCGTGCGCTACCTCGACGGGGCCACCCGCCGGCGCGCGGCCGAGATCGAGGCGTTCAAGTCCGGCGACGGGGACGCGTTCCTGATCAGCCTCAAGGCCGGCGGGGTGGGCCTGACCCTCACCGAGGCCGACTACGTCTTCGTGCTCGATCCCTGGTGGAACCCGGCGGCGGAGAACCAGGCCGTCGACCGGGCGCACCGGATCGGACAGGAGCGGCCGGTGATGGTCTACCGGCTGGTCGCGCTGCGCACCATCGAGGAGAAGGTGGTCGCGCTGAAGCAGCGCAAGGCCGACCTCTTCGCCTCGGTGTTCAGCGGCGAGGGCGCCCAGGGCCTCGGCATCGACGCCGACGACGTGCGCGGCCTGTTCTCCTGA
- a CDS encoding class I SAM-dependent methyltransferase, translating to MTTRWERIARANNGEEYAAAYAERFRVLAAQGEDIHGEAGFVQRLLEPPARVLDAGCGTGRITERLAELGYAVVGTDVDAAMLEQARAAAPTLDWRQADLATMDLGEIFDLVLLAGNIIALLEPGTLGAVAERLAAHTTPGGLVVCGFGLDSAHLPAGCAPTSLADHDAALAAAGLEPVARYSTWDGEPYDDGGYVITMHRRPRDSQQDAS from the coding sequence ATGACCACCCGCTGGGAGCGCATCGCTCGGGCCAACAACGGCGAGGAGTACGCCGCGGCGTACGCCGAGCGCTTCCGCGTGCTCGCGGCGCAGGGCGAGGACATCCACGGCGAGGCGGGCTTCGTGCAGCGCCTGCTCGAGCCGCCGGCGCGGGTGCTGGACGCCGGCTGCGGGACCGGTCGGATCACCGAGCGGCTCGCCGAGCTCGGCTATGCGGTGGTGGGCACCGACGTCGACGCCGCGATGCTCGAGCAGGCCCGCGCGGCGGCGCCAACGCTGGACTGGCGCCAGGCGGACCTGGCCACGATGGATCTCGGGGAGATCTTCGACCTGGTGCTGCTGGCCGGCAACATCATCGCGCTGCTCGAGCCCGGCACCCTGGGCGCGGTGGCCGAGCGGCTGGCCGCGCACACGACGCCGGGCGGACTGGTGGTCTGCGGGTTCGGCCTGGACTCCGCCCACCTGCCGGCCGGCTGCGCGCCGACCTCGCTGGCCGACCACGACGCCGCGCTGGCCGCGGCGGGCCTCGAGCCCGTCGCGCGCTACTCGACGTGGGACGGTGAGCCGTACGACGACGGTGGGTACGTCATCACCATGCACCGTCGACCCCGTGACTCCCAGCAGGACGCGTCATGA